Proteins encoded within one genomic window of Mycolicibacterium aubagnense:
- a CDS encoding acetyl-CoA acetyltransferase, with translation MDVWILGGYQSDFARNVHREGLDFADLTAEVVRETLTAAAMRAADIGVVHVANAFGEMFTAQGHLGAMPATVDEGFWDTPATRHEAACASGSVATLAAMADLRSGAYDSALVLGVELEKTVPGDTAAQHLGAAAWAGHEGTDATFMWPYMFSLVADEYDRRYGLDDTHLDAISALNYTNAKANPNAQTRSWSVDPRSNPPVEGRIRRLDCSQMTDGGAAVVLVNDTYRRNHPTVRPIARIAGWGHRTVGLGLQQKLTRSADDPYVLPHVRRAALDAFERARIDLDDLDGVEVHDCFTPSEYLAIDHLGLTGPGESWKAIENGDIEIGGRLPVNPSGGLIGGGHPVGASGVRMLLDAAKQVSGTAGAYQVEGAKTFGTLNFGGSTTTTVSFVIASAQEVS, from the coding sequence ATGGACGTCTGGATCCTGGGCGGTTACCAGAGTGATTTCGCCCGCAACGTGCACCGGGAGGGCCTGGATTTCGCCGATCTGACCGCTGAGGTGGTCCGCGAAACCCTGACCGCGGCCGCGATGCGGGCCGCCGACATCGGCGTCGTCCACGTCGCCAACGCATTCGGCGAGATGTTCACCGCGCAAGGTCACCTGGGCGCCATGCCCGCCACCGTCGACGAGGGCTTCTGGGACACTCCCGCAACCCGGCATGAGGCAGCGTGCGCATCCGGCAGCGTCGCGACCCTCGCGGCGATGGCCGATCTGCGTTCCGGTGCCTATGACAGCGCGCTGGTCCTCGGTGTCGAGCTGGAGAAGACGGTGCCCGGGGACACCGCCGCGCAGCATCTCGGCGCCGCGGCCTGGGCCGGCCACGAGGGCACAGACGCCACATTCATGTGGCCGTACATGTTCAGCCTCGTGGCCGACGAATACGACCGCCGGTACGGTCTCGACGACACCCACCTCGACGCCATCTCCGCGCTGAACTACACCAACGCCAAGGCCAACCCCAATGCCCAGACCCGGTCTTGGTCGGTCGATCCACGGTCCAATCCGCCTGTCGAGGGCCGCATCCGGCGATTGGACTGCAGCCAGATGACCGACGGCGGTGCCGCGGTCGTCCTGGTCAACGACACCTACCGGCGCAATCACCCCACAGTCCGGCCCATCGCCCGCATCGCCGGCTGGGGCCACCGCACCGTCGGACTGGGATTGCAGCAGAAGCTCACCCGCTCCGCCGATGACCCCTACGTCCTGCCGCACGTGCGCCGCGCCGCCCTCGACGCATTCGAACGGGCGCGGATCGACCTTGACGACCTCGACGGTGTCGAGGTGCACGACTGCTTCACGCCCAGTGAGTATCTGGCGATCGACCACCTCGGTCTGACGGGGCCCGGCGAATCATGGAAAGCCATCGAGAACGGCGACATCGAGATCGGCGGACGGCTGCCGGTCAATCCCAGTGGCGGGCTGATCGGCGGCGGCCATCCGGTCGGTGCGTCAGGAGTCCGGATGCTGCTCGACGCAGCCAAACAAGTCAGCGGCACCGCCGGCGCGTACCAGGTCGAAGGCGCAAAAACCTTCGGCACCTTGAACTTCGGCGGCAGCACCACCACCACTGTCAGCTTCGTCATCGCGTCTGCCCAGGAGGTCTCATGA
- a CDS encoding NAD-binding protein has protein sequence MEGHVIVCGTDALANRIAEGLQAAGATVVTIHEPARLEQAIVTSAAAIVCAGDDDAINLEIALLARQVNPTVRVVTRLANSVLRAAVAQDNGPGAVLDVADLAAPSVVEACLARTTHTISVAGIDLVISGTEAPRDATLREMFGDLAPVAVVRGENADSPGEVIPCPGRDFEVRVGDWTAMIGTADELAEAGITVPRPLTSRTHRPWPRQVIDTLRIIRDDINPLFWRALGASISLLLGSTVLLRFAYRNPVGMSWIDALYFSTETIATVGYGDFSFLHQPTWLRLWGIGLMFAGVTTTAILVAFVADALLSRRLVNSSGRRRIQHLRNHVVVVGLGSFGIRVVSDLTAAGYDVAVIERDESNRFLAQAEQLDVPVIFGDATLRRTLELARLDRARAVAVLTKDDMVNIETGIVLREMLSPRVLPEVDRPDVPLVLRIYDRALGAAVAQRFGFGHVRSTVELAAPWFVGAAMGLQVLGTFSVGQQSFTVGGVHVDAGSALDGMRMAEVPTQIRVIAITRAGTTHRRPRRDTQLCAGDTAYLVGPYRELIDTLLTGQRAT, from the coding sequence ATGGAGGGGCACGTCATCGTCTGCGGTACCGACGCACTGGCCAACCGGATCGCCGAGGGCCTGCAGGCGGCAGGTGCGACGGTGGTGACGATCCATGAACCTGCCCGCCTCGAGCAGGCCATCGTCACCAGCGCCGCCGCCATCGTGTGCGCGGGCGACGACGACGCCATCAACCTCGAAATCGCGCTGTTGGCAAGGCAAGTCAACCCCACCGTCCGGGTGGTGACCCGGCTGGCCAACAGCGTGCTGCGCGCCGCGGTCGCCCAGGACAACGGCCCCGGCGCGGTCCTCGACGTCGCCGACCTGGCCGCGCCTTCAGTCGTGGAGGCCTGTCTGGCACGCACCACGCACACCATCTCGGTGGCCGGCATCGATCTCGTCATCTCCGGCACCGAGGCCCCGCGCGACGCCACCTTGCGGGAGATGTTCGGCGACCTGGCCCCGGTCGCCGTGGTCCGCGGTGAGAACGCGGACTCGCCCGGCGAGGTGATACCTTGTCCCGGTAGGGATTTCGAGGTCCGCGTTGGCGACTGGACCGCCATGATCGGCACCGCCGACGAGTTGGCGGAGGCAGGGATCACGGTGCCTCGCCCATTGACCAGCCGGACGCACCGGCCGTGGCCGCGCCAGGTGATCGACACGCTGCGGATCATCCGCGACGACATCAACCCTCTCTTCTGGCGGGCACTCGGGGCATCAATCAGCCTGCTGCTCGGGTCGACAGTGCTACTGCGCTTCGCCTACCGCAATCCGGTCGGCATGAGCTGGATCGATGCGCTGTACTTCTCGACCGAGACCATCGCCACCGTCGGCTACGGCGACTTCAGCTTCCTGCACCAGCCAACCTGGCTGCGGCTGTGGGGCATTGGGCTCATGTTCGCGGGCGTCACCACCACGGCGATCCTCGTCGCGTTCGTCGCCGACGCGCTGCTGTCCCGTCGGCTCGTCAATTCATCCGGACGCCGACGGATCCAGCACCTGCGCAACCATGTCGTCGTGGTGGGGCTCGGTTCGTTCGGTATCCGCGTCGTCAGCGACCTGACCGCAGCCGGCTACGACGTCGCCGTCATCGAACGCGACGAGTCCAACCGGTTTCTGGCACAGGCCGAACAACTGGACGTGCCGGTGATCTTCGGCGACGCCACCTTGCGGCGGACTCTGGAGCTGGCCCGGCTGGACCGGGCCCGCGCCGTGGCGGTGCTGACCAAGGACGACATGGTCAACATCGAGACCGGCATCGTGTTGCGGGAGATGCTGAGCCCGCGCGTGCTGCCAGAGGTCGACCGCCCCGATGTCCCGCTGGTGCTGCGGATTTACGACCGCGCGCTGGGGGCCGCGGTAGCCCAGCGTTTCGGCTTCGGCCATGTCCGTTCGACGGTCGAGCTCGCGGCCCCGTGGTTCGTCGGTGCGGCGATGGGATTACAGGTGCTGGGCACGTTCTCGGTGGGCCAGCAGTCGTTCACCGTCGGCGGCGTCCACGTCGACGCCGGCAGCGCGCTCGATGGCATGCGGATGGCGGAGGTGCCGACGCAGATCCGGGTCATCGCCATCACCCGAGCGGGCACCACGCATCGGCGGCCGCGTCGCGACACCCAGCTGTGTGCGGGCGACACCGCATATCTGGTCGGCCCGTATCGCGAACTGATCGATACGCTGCTGACCGGCCAGCGGGCCACGTAG
- a CDS encoding cupin domain-containing protein — translation MTDLPDWARQLDLSPHPEGGWYRETWRSELTVPQSVLPAQYSGPRSAGTAILFLLMPGQQSAWHTVHSAELWLFHRGSPLLLEVGADQATADTVLLGADIAAGERPQALVPPGHWQRALARPGRAERRGNSAVDEPTLVSCVVVPGFDFADFALAPAGQ, via the coding sequence ATGACCGATCTCCCCGATTGGGCGCGGCAGCTGGACCTGTCGCCGCATCCGGAAGGCGGCTGGTACCGCGAGACCTGGCGCAGCGAGCTGACCGTCCCACAGTCCGTGCTGCCTGCGCAGTACTCCGGCCCGCGCAGCGCCGGGACGGCGATCCTGTTCCTGCTGATGCCCGGCCAGCAGTCCGCCTGGCACACCGTGCACAGCGCCGAACTGTGGCTGTTCCACCGCGGCAGTCCGCTGCTGCTGGAGGTCGGGGCCGACCAGGCCACCGCAGACACCGTGCTGCTCGGCGCGGACATCGCGGCGGGCGAGCGGCCGCAGGCCTTGGTACCACCCGGCCACTGGCAGCGCGCCCTGGCCCGGCCCGGGCGAGCGGAGCGACGGGGAAACAGCGCAGTCGACGAGCCGACTCTCGTCAGCTGTGTCGTGGTACCCGGATTCGACTTCGCCGACTTCGCACTGGCTCCGGCAGGTCAGTAA
- a CDS encoding GNAT family N-acetyltransferase: MMGFIEPVVLTGRRWVSLEPLTEDHVPEIAEASADGDPGRLWFTSAPSPTTAGEWVRTRLAAQDPDTGLTFVVRSLDGRLIGSSSYLNVDGPNRRLEIGATWYVESVRRTGVNTEAKLLLLGHAFEALDCIAVELRTHFFNSASRAAIERLGAKLDGVLRSHQLLSDGSRRDTVVYSILDIEWPAVRNNLQFRLNR, translated from the coding sequence GTGATGGGGTTCATCGAGCCGGTGGTGCTGACGGGGCGGCGCTGGGTCTCGTTGGAGCCGCTGACCGAGGACCACGTGCCGGAGATCGCCGAGGCCTCCGCAGACGGGGACCCGGGCCGGTTGTGGTTCACGTCTGCGCCGTCCCCGACGACGGCGGGGGAGTGGGTACGCACCCGCTTGGCCGCGCAGGATCCCGATACCGGCCTGACGTTCGTCGTGCGCTCGCTCGACGGCCGGCTCATCGGGTCGTCCAGCTACCTGAATGTGGACGGTCCCAACCGGCGTCTGGAGATCGGCGCCACCTGGTATGTGGAGTCGGTTCGGCGGACCGGGGTGAACACCGAGGCCAAGCTGCTGCTGCTCGGGCACGCTTTTGAAGCGCTCGACTGTATAGCAGTGGAGCTGCGGACCCACTTCTTCAACTCGGCGAGTCGCGCCGCAATTGAGCGGCTCGGCGCCAAGCTCGATGGGGTGTTGCGGTCGCATCAGTTGCTCAGTGACGGCTCCCGGCGGGACACCGTCGTGTATTCGATCCTCGATATCGAATGGCCCGCGGTGCGGAACAACCTGCAATTCCGGTTGAATCGGTAG
- a CDS encoding CHAP domain-containing protein: MSFRSYAGGMLAAALIAGAGVVSAPLSNADSPVYVDPTGYGQQTGQSAGQPSSLPGRTMGAVQASNSGGPGQCTWGALQKAFENVGYYPDIHGNAKLWADSARSRGWTVVDEPQARSIAVYPSELPGVSEYGHVAWVNSVSGRWINITEMNNESHGGPFAWWTRDTQHIPGMSYILLP; encoded by the coding sequence ATGAGCTTCAGGTCGTATGCGGGTGGCATGCTCGCGGCCGCTTTGATCGCCGGCGCGGGGGTGGTGTCGGCGCCGCTGAGCAACGCCGATTCGCCGGTCTACGTCGACCCGACGGGTTACGGACAGCAGACCGGCCAATCCGCCGGCCAGCCGTCCTCCCTCCCCGGCCGAACCATGGGTGCGGTGCAGGCCTCGAACTCCGGGGGGCCGGGTCAGTGCACCTGGGGTGCATTGCAAAAGGCCTTCGAGAACGTGGGCTACTACCCGGACATCCACGGCAACGCGAAGCTCTGGGCCGACTCCGCCCGGTCTCGTGGCTGGACGGTCGTGGACGAACCGCAGGCCCGGTCCATCGCGGTGTATCCGTCCGAGCTGCCGGGCGTCAGTGAGTACGGGCACGTGGCGTGGGTGAATTCGGTGTCCGGCCGCTGGATCAACATCACCGAGATGAACAACGAGTCGCACGGTGGCCCGTTCGCCTGGTGGACCCGCGACACCCAGCACATCCCGGGGATGAGCTACATCCTGCTGCCGTGA
- a CDS encoding fatty acyl-AMP ligase, with protein MSKFTETMFANAQCSLKGMVTGEPDSPVRRTWIEVHHRARHVAGGLAAAGVGHGDAVAVLAGAPVDIAPTAQGVWMRGASLTMLHQPTPRTDLPRWVQETAAVVNMIAAKAVIVSDPFMPAAPLLSQLGMQVVTVEQLLDGPSIDPLDTTDDDVAFLQLTSGSTGPPKAVRITHANFVANAEAMFAGAKVDTDSDVIVSWLPCFHDMGMTGYLAVPMYYGVELIKITPMDFLRDTLLWAKLIDKYRGTMTAAPNFAYKLFAKRLRRQATPGQFDLSSLRWALSGAEQVEAADVEDLCDAGAPFGLKPEAIVPAYGMAETTVAVSFTECGAGMIVDEVDADLLGVLQRAVPANRGHTRRLVCLGRPLRGIQARVVDEDGSVLAARGVGVIEVRGEPVTPGYTTVAGFLSVQDDQGWYDTGDLGYLTENGSIVVCGRVKDVIIMAGRKIYPTDIERAAARVEGVRPGGAVAVRLDAGLSRETFAVAVESKSWSEPSQVRRIERQVAHEVFAEVDVRPRNVVVIEPGVIPKTPSGKLRRAHALALVN; from the coding sequence GTGAGCAAATTTACCGAGACGATGTTCGCAAACGCACAGTGCAGCCTCAAGGGCATGGTCACGGGTGAGCCCGACTCGCCAGTGCGGCGTACCTGGATCGAGGTACATCACCGGGCGAGGCACGTCGCGGGTGGGCTGGCGGCGGCCGGGGTCGGACATGGCGATGCGGTCGCGGTGCTGGCCGGCGCCCCAGTCGACATCGCTCCGACCGCACAGGGAGTGTGGATGCGCGGCGCGAGCCTGACGATGCTGCATCAACCCACCCCGCGCACCGATCTGCCGCGCTGGGTCCAGGAAACCGCCGCCGTCGTCAACATGATCGCTGCGAAGGCGGTGATCGTGTCCGACCCGTTCATGCCCGCCGCGCCGTTGCTGTCGCAATTGGGCATGCAGGTGGTAACCGTCGAGCAGCTGCTCGACGGTCCGTCGATCGATCCGCTGGATACCACCGACGACGACGTCGCGTTCCTGCAGTTGACGTCGGGATCCACCGGACCGCCCAAGGCGGTTCGGATCACGCACGCGAATTTCGTCGCCAATGCCGAGGCGATGTTCGCGGGCGCCAAAGTCGACACGGATTCCGATGTGATCGTGAGCTGGCTGCCCTGCTTCCATGACATGGGTATGACCGGCTATCTCGCCGTGCCGATGTACTACGGCGTGGAACTGATCAAGATAACTCCGATGGATTTTCTGCGCGATACGTTGTTGTGGGCCAAGCTCATTGACAAGTACAGGGGCACGATGACCGCCGCCCCGAACTTCGCTTACAAGTTGTTCGCCAAGCGGTTGCGTAGGCAGGCCACACCGGGCCAATTCGATCTCTCCTCGTTGCGCTGGGCGTTGTCGGGCGCCGAGCAAGTGGAGGCCGCCGACGTGGAGGACCTATGCGACGCCGGGGCGCCGTTCGGGCTGAAGCCAGAGGCCATTGTGCCGGCGTACGGGATGGCCGAGACGACGGTGGCGGTGTCGTTCACCGAATGCGGCGCCGGGATGATCGTCGATGAAGTCGACGCCGATCTGCTCGGAGTTCTGCAGCGAGCGGTGCCGGCGAACCGGGGCCATACCCGGCGGCTCGTGTGTCTGGGCCGGCCGCTGCGCGGCATTCAAGCGCGCGTCGTCGATGAGGACGGCAGTGTCTTGGCGGCCCGCGGTGTCGGCGTCATCGAGGTGCGCGGTGAGCCGGTAACACCGGGGTATACGACGGTCGCCGGATTCCTCTCGGTTCAAGACGACCAAGGCTGGTATGACACCGGGGACCTGGGCTACTTGACCGAGAACGGCAGCATCGTGGTGTGCGGCCGGGTCAAAGACGTCATCATCATGGCCGGGCGCAAAATCTACCCGACGGACATCGAGCGAGCCGCCGCCCGCGTCGAGGGCGTGCGACCGGGCGGTGCTGTAGCGGTGCGATTGGACGCCGGGCTGTCGCGCGAGACTTTCGCCGTGGCAGTCGAATCCAAGAGTTGGAGTGAACCATCCCAGGTGCGGCGCATCGAGCGGCAGGTGGCGCACGAGGTGTTCGCCGAGGTCGACGTCCGGCCGCGCAATGTGGTGGTGATCGAGCCCGGAGTGATCCCGAAGACGCCGTCGGGCAAGCTGCGGCGCGCGCATGCGCTGGCGCTCGTGAACTGA
- a CDS encoding SLC13 family permease: MTHQMWIVVGILAGAVGLFVWGRPRADIVGVLIVVALMTSGVLTPAEALAGFGSPVVILLAGIFIVSAGLVNTGITQRLGEFIVKVGGRSESRLVALIMVLSAGIGSVMNSSAIVSMLIPVVLTVTAATGLNRKRMLMPLCVAVMISGMMTSIASSPNIIIEGILSQRGITPTLGFFGFTPFGVVTLVVSVVFMLAVGRNLLSRRKTGAEDANELSTFDVIESYGLKRRWHLLHVSDDSPLVGKSVAAQRQSLRDRYGLDLLGFEKQARGTVRYLSARPEIVFEAGDLVFILVDEQHTAAVSADLRCQVTGPRAEDERREVLQNVGVAEVMLAPESKSIGSTLGDLDLATAHNVTVLAVRHRGQCITGDLTNRTLDFGDAMLVGGNWDDIERLSDSRRNFILLNLPAEYEQRLVAPGRARAAVVILVAMVTCMAFGWLPGADAALLAALAMVGAGCVRVDSIYRLISWNTLVLIAGMLPLATALAKTGTTTLIAGHLVATLGRLGPTGMLAVVFLVTAVVALFISNSATAVLIAPVAIEAAQALHVSPQGFAMTVAIACSAAFVTPVSSPTNMLVMEPGGYKFSDYAKVGVPLLVLTMVITVVLARLIYLPG, encoded by the coding sequence GTGACTCACCAGATGTGGATCGTCGTCGGCATCCTGGCCGGTGCGGTTGGTCTGTTCGTGTGGGGACGTCCACGCGCCGACATCGTCGGCGTGCTTATCGTGGTCGCATTGATGACCTCTGGCGTGCTCACGCCCGCAGAAGCGTTGGCCGGGTTCGGCTCTCCGGTGGTGATCCTGTTGGCCGGCATATTCATCGTCAGCGCGGGTTTGGTCAACACCGGGATCACGCAGCGACTCGGTGAGTTCATCGTCAAGGTCGGTGGCCGCAGTGAATCGCGGCTTGTCGCGTTGATCATGGTCCTGTCTGCCGGCATCGGTTCGGTCATGAACTCGTCTGCCATCGTCTCGATGCTGATCCCCGTGGTGTTGACGGTCACTGCCGCAACGGGTTTGAACCGCAAGCGCATGCTGATGCCCTTGTGCGTGGCCGTGATGATCAGCGGCATGATGACGTCGATCGCGTCCTCACCGAACATCATCATCGAAGGCATCCTTTCCCAGCGCGGCATCACGCCGACGCTCGGCTTCTTCGGCTTCACGCCGTTCGGCGTCGTCACGCTCGTGGTGAGTGTCGTTTTCATGCTCGCCGTCGGCCGTAACCTGTTGAGCCGCAGAAAGACCGGCGCGGAGGATGCTAACGAGCTCTCCACCTTCGACGTCATCGAGTCCTATGGCTTGAAGCGCCGCTGGCATCTGCTGCACGTCTCCGATGACTCGCCCTTGGTTGGAAAATCGGTTGCGGCGCAACGACAGTCGCTGCGCGACCGCTACGGACTCGACCTTCTCGGATTCGAGAAACAAGCGCGTGGCACTGTCCGGTACCTGTCGGCACGGCCGGAAATCGTCTTCGAGGCAGGCGATCTCGTCTTCATTCTGGTCGACGAGCAACACACCGCCGCGGTGTCGGCCGACCTTCGCTGCCAGGTGACGGGTCCGCGTGCCGAAGATGAGCGTCGCGAGGTGCTGCAGAACGTCGGTGTGGCCGAAGTGATGCTGGCGCCGGAGTCGAAGTCCATCGGGTCCACGCTCGGCGATCTCGATCTGGCCACCGCCCACAACGTGACGGTCCTGGCGGTCCGGCACCGCGGACAGTGCATCACCGGCGACCTGACCAACCGCACCCTCGACTTCGGTGACGCGATGTTGGTGGGTGGCAACTGGGACGACATCGAGCGGCTCAGCGATTCTCGCCGGAACTTCATCCTGCTCAACCTGCCCGCCGAATACGAACAGCGGTTGGTCGCGCCGGGCCGGGCACGCGCTGCGGTGGTCATCCTCGTCGCGATGGTCACGTGCATGGCGTTCGGCTGGCTGCCCGGCGCCGACGCGGCACTGCTCGCGGCACTGGCCATGGTCGGTGCCGGTTGCGTGCGCGTCGACAGCATCTACCGGTTGATCAGCTGGAACACGCTGGTACTGATCGCCGGCATGTTGCCGTTGGCCACCGCGTTGGCCAAAACGGGGACGACGACGCTGATCGCCGGCCACTTGGTCGCCACCTTGGGCCGGCTTGGCCCGACCGGCATGCTCGCCGTGGTCTTCCTGGTGACGGCGGTGGTTGCCCTGTTCATCTCGAACTCCGCGACGGCAGTGCTCATCGCGCCGGTGGCCATCGAAGCGGCCCAGGCCTTGCACGTCTCGCCGCAAGGCTTCGCGATGACGGTGGCCATCGCCTGTTCCGCCGCGTTTGTCACGCCGGTGTCGTCGCCGACCAACATGCTGGTCATGGAGCCCGGCGGGTACAAGTTCTCCGACTACGCGAAAGTCGGCGTGCCCCTGCTGGTGCTGACCATGGTGATCACGGTGGTCCTGGCCAGGCTGATCTACCTACCGGGGTAG
- a CDS encoding IS481 family transposase, translating to MRELSVAEQRYQTVLAVISDGLSVTQAAEKAGVSRQTVHGWLARYEAEGLDGLVDRSHRPVSCPHQMPAQVEAAVLELRRSRPYWGPRRLVFELTKRKVSPVPSESAVYRALVRAGLIDPALRDRRSRKWKRWERGAPMELWQMDVVGGFPLADGTSAKALTGIDDHSRMCVCARLMARERTRAVCDGLRDALARYGSPEQILTDNGKVFTGRFNHPPVEVLFDAICREHGIEHLLTQPRSPTTTGKIERFHRSLRAEFLSTAAPFPNLNAAQRALDAWVLEYNTTRPHQSLKMATPAARFTAAAPAAAPSTSKAAREHQRHGSDWVSRRVTTNGVVCVSWQQVSIGRHWAGQRCDVHVDGDLLRFWVGEQLVKTAARNSTGEVRNKKACRNREQA from the coding sequence ATGAGGGAGTTGAGCGTGGCTGAGCAGCGGTATCAGACGGTGCTGGCGGTGATCAGTGATGGGTTGTCGGTGACGCAGGCGGCCGAGAAGGCTGGGGTGTCGCGCCAGACGGTGCATGGCTGGTTGGCCCGGTATGAGGCCGAGGGTTTGGACGGGTTGGTTGATCGGTCGCATCGGCCGGTGTCGTGTCCGCATCAGATGCCGGCACAGGTTGAGGCGGCCGTCCTGGAGTTGCGGCGCTCACGCCCGTATTGGGGGCCGCGGCGGTTGGTGTTCGAGCTGACCAAACGCAAGGTGTCCCCGGTGCCGTCGGAATCGGCGGTCTACCGGGCGTTGGTGCGGGCCGGTTTGATCGACCCGGCGCTGCGGGATCGGCGTTCGCGCAAGTGGAAACGTTGGGAACGGGGCGCGCCGATGGAGTTGTGGCAGATGGATGTCGTGGGCGGATTCCCGCTGGCCGACGGGACCAGCGCGAAGGCGCTGACCGGGATCGACGACCACTCCCGGATGTGTGTGTGCGCTCGGTTGATGGCCCGCGAACGCACCCGCGCGGTGTGCGACGGGCTGCGCGATGCGTTGGCCAGGTATGGGTCTCCGGAGCAGATCTTGACCGACAACGGCAAGGTGTTCACCGGCCGGTTCAATCACCCACCGGTGGAAGTGCTCTTTGACGCAATCTGCCGCGAGCACGGCATCGAGCACTTGTTGACCCAGCCACGCTCACCCACCACGACCGGCAAGATCGAACGGTTCCACCGCAGCCTGCGGGCCGAATTCCTTTCCACTGCAGCGCCTTTCCCCAATCTGAACGCGGCGCAGCGGGCCTTGGATGCGTGGGTGCTCGAGTACAACACCACCCGGCCGCACCAGTCGCTGAAGATGGCCACCCCGGCTGCGCGGTTCACCGCGGCAGCGCCGGCAGCGGCGCCGTCGACCTCCAAGGCGGCGCGTGAACACCAGCGTCACGGCTCGGATTGGGTCTCGCGGCGAGTCACCACCAACGGAGTGGTGTGCGTGTCGTGGCAGCAGGTCAGCATTGGCAGGCACTGGGCCGGGCAACGCTGCGACGTGCATGTCGACGGGGACCTGCTGCGGTTCTGGGTCGGTGAGCAATTAGTCAAAACCGCCGCCCGCAACAGCACCGGCGAGGTACGAAACAAGAAGGCCTGCCGCAACCGCGAACAGGCCTGA
- a CDS encoding heme-binding protein, with amino-acid sequence MVFTKSVAQRAVVAAAGAAMAVMAPMALALPMSGQALADAPKAPNCTPADLAGVASGVAAAASAYLFTHPDVNDFYGSLQGKPRDEVANDVRTFFAANPQAHDELRAIRQPMTDFRERCGLAQPDRPLLGE; translated from the coding sequence ATGGTGTTCACCAAATCGGTCGCCCAGCGGGCGGTCGTGGCTGCTGCAGGAGCCGCAATGGCCGTGATGGCCCCGATGGCCCTAGCCCTGCCGATGTCGGGCCAGGCGCTGGCCGACGCACCGAAGGCACCCAACTGCACTCCCGCGGACCTGGCCGGCGTGGCGTCAGGTGTCGCCGCAGCGGCCTCCGCCTACCTGTTCACACACCCGGACGTCAACGACTTCTATGGCAGCCTGCAGGGCAAGCCGCGCGATGAGGTCGCCAACGACGTGCGCACCTTCTTCGCCGCAAACCCGCAGGCGCACGACGAACTTCGGGCCATCCGTCAGCCCATGACCGACTTCCGCGAGCGCTGCGGCCTGGCGCAGCCCGACCGGCCGCTGCTGGGCGAATGA
- a CDS encoding ArsR/SmtB family transcription factor — MNADNQVPAPLADDQVRLVVEVFRMLADPTRVHLLWALSGSELSVNELAERVGKPAPSVSQHLAKLRMARLVQTRRSGTSIFYSLENEHVHQLVVDAVHNAEHAGPGVPAHHRQDPDVRSLDAGTRKVQRR; from the coding sequence ATGAATGCAGATAACCAGGTGCCGGCGCCGCTCGCCGATGATCAGGTGCGTCTGGTGGTCGAAGTGTTCCGGATGCTTGCCGACCCGACGCGCGTCCATCTCCTGTGGGCGCTGAGTGGTTCCGAGCTGTCGGTGAACGAGTTGGCGGAGCGCGTCGGCAAGCCGGCGCCGTCGGTGTCACAGCACCTTGCGAAGCTCCGGATGGCCCGCCTGGTGCAGACGCGCCGTTCCGGGACGTCGATCTTCTACAGCCTGGAGAACGAGCACGTCCACCAACTGGTGGTGGATGCGGTACACAACGCCGAGCATGCCGGTCCGGGTGTGCCGGCGCACCATCGGCAGGACCCCGATGTGCGGAGCCTGGATGCCGGTACGCGGAAGGTCCAGCGACGGTGA